Proteins from a single region of Geothrix sp. PMB-07:
- a CDS encoding C45 family autoproteolytic acyltransferase/hydolase → MIRMLRAGLFLALAVIAAAADLPVSGWTLKPGSTAKASGLRLEAAAEGSEATLASASLSLKVGELYRLSATVRTDRVKADALARYPTALGACLSMESFPFTNASQSVAGTSERKVSTLFLATSPSDRVQLHLGRNGKATGAATFSDVKLEKVEDVTAFIPMETVRWAGKGFRYEMGGWTFLHIEGAPYARGRQHGELMADEIVRYITKLGVQKNAADPVRGWADQRQMADALFFRKYDVEFLEEMKGIADGAVKAGASFKGRPVDLLDIVTLNSAVDMSSLQEGLTHAPNPLTGRTFMSGDDEMEKGGKGDHCSSFVATKGATKSGRFILTQMFMWNGYTGTEWNVMLDIVPEKGHRLVLQTFAGGIHSGTDWYLNASGLVMGETTVGQTPFNADGTPQSNRIRKAAQYAANIDEAAAILFKQNNGLYTNDWTMADTKTDEGACFLLGTEKTRMWRTGAKGKPADTPGNHRDFIWANNNNRDLEVRGEYGANPENAPADLAFNTWNRDIAFQEVFKAYGQKGFDIDIATRVMATSPINRPHACDAKLTTSEMAEKLVFIAHQGKTTLREKMVGGRWIPDLPGATPHLTHGYTAFSPIWITEKLQAAKAAWREEKQAKAMPAPEVAGVKEAFSFDAKGLWTGTVKPTSDAENWFVSASAAYWQQLKNLPAAPAKAFETQSATLGDLNTRHLWLEAKEGVKAPLATKTEYDRYGAYQIPRIRGLFALHQLRLHLGNAAFAKAMKAVHTRFSGKPASTAEILKALSDAAGKDVAPILKPWLERADLPAPKIRAEVVKAEKGYGVKLAVEQSGFPYPFVAFVAVETEKGAKLERLEMAGSTGSFTFASEAAPTRVAFNAGNDIPVSRVNFWIPGNVLDDWSATRLVYGTGREVEAQRTLALAYRDALADGMTEVLLPVEADAELSDTDLAASDLVVFGGPAENGLSARLQAEGKLPAEGGSGWFKWQGRTYGRPDDGLFLALPNPWNPKRMLVLVLSNSRTQEWAMTKAIPRGLPGWAIYRGSEVQVKGHAMPEGLVQAFKP, encoded by the coding sequence ATGATCCGAATGCTTCGCGCCGGCCTGTTCCTGGCCCTGGCGGTGATCGCCGCCGCGGCCGACCTTCCCGTGTCCGGCTGGACGCTGAAACCTGGCTCGACGGCCAAGGCTTCGGGCCTGCGCCTGGAAGCGGCGGCGGAAGGATCGGAAGCCACTTTGGCTTCGGCGTCCTTGAGCCTGAAGGTGGGCGAGCTCTACCGCCTCAGCGCCACCGTCCGCACCGACAGGGTGAAGGCCGACGCGCTGGCCCGCTATCCCACGGCCCTGGGGGCCTGCCTCTCCATGGAGAGCTTCCCCTTCACCAACGCCTCGCAGAGCGTGGCGGGCACCTCGGAGCGCAAAGTCTCGACGCTGTTCCTGGCCACCAGCCCCAGCGACCGCGTGCAGCTGCACCTGGGCCGCAACGGCAAGGCCACGGGCGCGGCCACCTTCAGCGACGTGAAGCTGGAAAAGGTGGAGGATGTCACTGCCTTCATTCCCATGGAGACCGTTCGCTGGGCGGGGAAGGGCTTCCGCTATGAGATGGGCGGCTGGACCTTCCTGCACATCGAGGGCGCCCCCTACGCGCGGGGCCGCCAGCACGGCGAGCTCATGGCCGACGAGATCGTCCGCTACATCACCAAGCTGGGCGTGCAGAAAAACGCGGCCGATCCGGTGCGTGGCTGGGCCGATCAGCGGCAGATGGCCGATGCGCTGTTCTTCCGCAAGTACGACGTGGAATTCCTGGAGGAGATGAAGGGCATCGCCGATGGCGCCGTCAAGGCGGGCGCCAGCTTCAAGGGCCGCCCCGTCGACCTGCTGGACATCGTGACGCTCAACAGCGCCGTGGACATGAGCTCCCTGCAGGAGGGCCTGACCCACGCGCCGAATCCGCTCACGGGGCGCACCTTCATGAGCGGTGACGACGAGATGGAGAAGGGCGGGAAGGGCGACCACTGCTCCTCCTTCGTGGCCACCAAGGGCGCCACCAAGAGCGGCCGCTTCATCCTCACCCAGATGTTCATGTGGAACGGTTACACGGGCACCGAATGGAACGTGATGCTGGACATCGTGCCGGAGAAGGGCCACCGCCTGGTGCTGCAGACCTTCGCGGGCGGCATCCACAGCGGTACCGATTGGTACCTGAATGCCTCGGGCCTGGTGATGGGCGAAACCACCGTGGGCCAGACGCCCTTCAATGCGGATGGCACACCCCAGAGCAACCGCATCCGCAAGGCCGCCCAATACGCGGCGAATATCGACGAGGCCGCCGCCATTCTCTTCAAGCAGAACAACGGCCTCTACACCAACGACTGGACCATGGCCGACACCAAGACCGATGAAGGCGCCTGCTTCCTGCTGGGCACCGAGAAAACGCGCATGTGGCGCACGGGCGCTAAGGGCAAGCCTGCGGATACGCCGGGCAACCACCGCGATTTCATCTGGGCCAACAACAACAACCGCGATCTCGAGGTGCGCGGCGAGTACGGGGCCAACCCCGAGAACGCGCCTGCGGATCTGGCCTTCAATACCTGGAACCGCGACATCGCCTTCCAGGAGGTGTTCAAGGCTTATGGCCAGAAGGGCTTCGACATTGACATCGCCACGCGCGTGATGGCCACCAGCCCCATCAACCGGCCCCACGCCTGTGACGCCAAGCTCACCACCTCCGAGATGGCGGAAAAGCTCGTGTTCATCGCCCACCAGGGCAAGACCACGCTGCGCGAGAAGATGGTCGGCGGACGGTGGATCCCCGATCTTCCTGGCGCCACACCCCACCTGACCCACGGCTACACCGCCTTCAGCCCCATCTGGATCACCGAGAAACTCCAGGCTGCGAAGGCAGCCTGGAGAGAGGAAAAGCAGGCGAAGGCTATGCCCGCGCCCGAAGTCGCGGGTGTGAAGGAGGCCTTCAGCTTCGATGCCAAGGGGCTTTGGACAGGGACTGTCAAGCCCACCTCGGATGCCGAGAACTGGTTCGTCAGCGCCTCGGCCGCCTACTGGCAGCAGCTGAAGAACCTGCCTGCGGCCCCCGCCAAGGCCTTTGAAACCCAGAGCGCGACCTTGGGGGATCTGAACACCCGTCACCTCTGGCTGGAAGCCAAGGAGGGCGTGAAGGCGCCCCTGGCCACGAAGACCGAGTACGACCGCTACGGGGCCTACCAGATCCCCCGCATCCGGGGTCTCTTCGCGCTGCACCAGCTGCGGCTGCACCTGGGCAATGCGGCCTTCGCCAAGGCCATGAAGGCCGTGCACACCCGCTTCAGCGGTAAGCCCGCCAGCACTGCCGAGATCCTGAAGGCTCTTTCCGATGCGGCCGGAAAGGACGTGGCGCCCATCCTGAAACCCTGGCTGGAGCGCGCGGATCTGCCCGCGCCCAAGATCCGGGCCGAGGTGGTCAAGGCCGAGAAGGGCTACGGCGTGAAACTCGCCGTGGAGCAGTCCGGTTTCCCCTATCCCTTCGTGGCCTTCGTGGCCGTGGAGACGGAAAAGGGTGCGAAGCTGGAGCGCCTGGAAATGGCCGGTAGCACCGGTTCCTTCACCTTCGCCAGCGAGGCCGCGCCCACCCGGGTGGCGTTCAATGCCGGGAACGACATCCCCGTTTCCCGCGTCAACTTCTGGATTCCGGGCAACGTGCTCGATGATTGGAGCGCCACGCGATTGGTTTACGGCACCGGCCGCGAAGTCGAAGCCCAGCGCACCCTGGCCCTGGCTTACCGCGATGCTTTGGCCGACGGCATGACGGAAGTGCTGCTGCCCGTGGAAGCCGATGCCGAGTTGAGCGACACGGATCTCGCGGCCAGCGATCTGGTGGTCTTCGGCGGGCCTGCTGAAAACGGCCTCAGCGCCCGGCTTCAGGCCGAAGGTAAGCTGCCCGCCGAAGGGGGTTCCGGCTGGTTCAAGTGGCAGGGCCGCACCTACGGACGGCCCGACGATGGGCTGTTCCTGGCGCTCCCCAATCCCTGGAATCCCAAGCGCATGCTGGTGCTGGTGCTCTCCAACAGCCGCACCCAGGAATGGGCCATGACCAAGGCCATTCCCCGGGGCCTGCCAGGCTGGGCGATCTACCGCGGCAGCGAGGTGCAGGTGAAGGGACACGCCATGCCTGAAGGATTGGTGCAGGCCTTCAAGCCCTGA
- a CDS encoding RluA family pseudouridine synthase encodes MTLRKWTFTVDPEDAELRLDQLIAKRTELSRRSAREALKLGGVQVDRKRVKVAGKVVKPGTEVRVAFDPDLPPVPDTAIPVVFEDAWILAVDKPAGIATQGTWASDRHDLLALLKTQRPDLKLALHHRLDQGTSGLLVLAKDPKANAGLAAAFASRDLVKLYLARISEPLEACTVEEAIGRIRGADPGRFGCRGDLMDPKSARTDFRPATAEETAGLVPGHWIVARIHTGRTHQIRVHLQHLGRPILGDALYGGAASDRLWLHAWRLGLKHPVTQEALLLEAPPIRFRR; translated from the coding sequence ATGACGCTTCGCAAATGGACCTTCACCGTGGACCCCGAAGACGCCGAGTTGCGTCTTGATCAGCTCATCGCCAAGCGCACGGAGCTGTCGCGCCGCTCGGCTCGGGAGGCCCTGAAGCTGGGCGGGGTGCAGGTGGATCGCAAGCGGGTCAAGGTGGCGGGCAAGGTGGTGAAGCCCGGCACGGAGGTGCGGGTGGCCTTCGATCCGGATCTGCCGCCGGTGCCCGATACCGCCATCCCCGTGGTCTTCGAGGATGCATGGATCCTGGCCGTGGACAAGCCCGCGGGCATCGCCACCCAGGGCACCTGGGCCTCGGACCGCCACGACCTGCTGGCCCTGCTGAAGACCCAGCGCCCAGACCTGAAGCTGGCCCTGCACCATCGCCTGGATCAGGGCACCTCGGGCCTGCTGGTGCTGGCCAAGGACCCCAAGGCCAACGCGGGCCTCGCGGCGGCCTTCGCCTCACGGGATCTGGTGAAGCTCTACCTGGCGCGGATCTCGGAACCCCTGGAAGCCTGCACGGTGGAGGAAGCCATTGGCCGGATTCGCGGTGCCGATCCAGGCCGCTTCGGTTGCCGGGGCGATCTCATGGACCCCAAGTCCGCCCGCACGGATTTCCGGCCTGCCACCGCTGAAGAAACCGCCGGGCTCGTGCCCGGTCACTGGATCGTCGCCCGCATCCACACGGGCCGTACGCACCAGATCCGCGTCCACCTGCAGCACCTGGGCCGGCCCATCCTGGGCGATGCGCTCTACGGCGGCGCTGCCTCTGATCGCCTCTGGCTTCACGCCTGGCGCCTGGGTCTGAAACATCCCGTCACCCAGGAAGCCCTGCTGCTGGAGGCGCCGCCGATTCGCTTCCGGCGCTGA